In the genome of Oncorhynchus nerka isolate Pitt River unplaced genomic scaffold, Oner_Uvic_2.0 unplaced_scaffold_1380, whole genome shotgun sequence, the window cagtagttaagtctttttgttctgtatctatggatgagacccagtagttaagtctttttgttctgtatctatggatgagagCCAgtagttaagtctttttgttctgtatctatggatgagacccagtagttaagtctttttgttctgtatctatggatgagacccatgagtatttttgttctgtatctatggatgagacccagtcattaagtctttttgttctgtatctatggatgagacccagtcgttaagtatttttgttctgtatctatggatgagacccagtcgttaagtctttttgttctgtatctatggatgagacccggtagttaagtctttttgttctgtatctattgaGACCCAgtagttaagtctttttgttctgtatctatggatgagacccagtcgttaagtctttttgttctgtatctatggatgagacccagtcgttaagtctttttgttctgtatctatggatgagacccagtcgttaagtatttttgttctgtatctatggatgagacccagtagttaagtctttttgttctgtatctatggatgagacccagtcattcgttctaaATGATCCATTGCCAAACTGGGTggtaacgttcttatcccttTCTAGCTAGACAACTACAGATatcttacagtcacgtcaaagagtgcagccagaataacagcaaagtagctgcagtTCCATTTGTTttagctgttttctagtgacatttatttggataaatCCATGACAATGAGCACAATTTCACCTGGAGTAGAacatgtgctctctcgtcaggacacggTTGTTCAGAGTCCTTTAAACAATCAAAGCCAATGttccaacatttctgaaaacggatatatagcgttttggaatgaaactcttcttaCAGTATGTTTctccatctgagctcagagtagatgagagatgtaatgtttgtctctgttgtgttgaagtccaatcaagcaggagagaccagcctcccctgggCCCAGCGgtctgtccatgaagagtgacggTCTATGGGTATACCTATATTGTTCAGAGAGGCAGACTTTTCTACTGGACAAAGGTAAGAGGTACTCATGGGTCATGGtctgtgagttaaacaacactgtctctagttatttctcctctcccatttttcaatttatttttgttgttttaaTAATCAATAGGCTAATCCTTTTTCCATTTTCAAAGTCAtgaaacaatattaaacaaacacaacattccctccctgtgtgtttgtgcactCCTTGGATGTTTTGTCCCCAGAAACCTGGTTGAGGAAATGTAATCTCATGTTTTGTGCACAGGAGGAGAcatcagagtcagagattctcagtggtcagtcttcccagagtcagCAAACAGActggcctccatattcagtgtatgtggtcctgttatgtacatttgtttttgtttacctcaagtaaagttgatatgtcaatcattcattaatgtgttaatgaaAGCATTTCTTCTCTTGCTTAAATTATTTacattatttatttcagttgcttGAAGAGAATATTATGACATTTGTaaagaacgagctgaagatgttcaagaggattcttagtccagaactcccagaaggctttgagagtcagaagcaggataaggaagtggatgctgaagatgagaagcaggagagcagtgccagagagggggctctgaagatcacactgcacgtcctgaggaaaatgaaccagaaggagcttgctgacacactggagaaaagTAAGAgctgtctgcctcatgttgaatgctGTTTTATAACAAACATTTAAAAGCTGAAGCTAAATTACAGCTAAAATAGCCGTGTAACACAAAGACATTGTACCAGacttaacacaacacctagtgacctcatcaagtacagtagcagcagggatgtgttgtggtgattcatttagaCAAGAGAGaattaataataccatcaataataccaataatgatataatcagtcacaccggtgtgtaatgtataatgaaaacatttacacatttatacagaCAGTTACAGTAAGATAATACATTATTACCATTTAAACATTATAGCACAGTCTAACAATACTGTAGGCATTAAATCAGAtgtaatattaatatcctctgtgttatttcttcattcagatgagcttgctgtgatttgccaacgtgaactcaaatctaatctaaagaagaagtttcaatgtgtatttgaggggatcgctaaacaaggaaacccaacacttctcaataagatctacacagagctctacatcacagagggtggaacaggagaggtcaataatgaacatgagctgagacagattgagacaacaaccaggacacaagcaagaccagagactgcaatcaaatgtaatgacatcttcaaacccttaactggacaagacaaacctatcagaactgtgctgacaaagggagtcgctggcattggaaaaacagtctctgtacAGAAattcattctggactgggctgaaggaaaagcaaatcaggatgttCAATTTGTTttttcattcccttttcgggagctgaatttgatgaaagagaAAAAACACACTTTGATTGAACTTCTCtatcacttctcaatggaaaccaaagaATCAAGGATCTCCAAATACGACAAGTACAAAattctgttcatctttgatggtctggatgagtgccgactcCCCCTAGACTTCCAGAACAACAAGATGTGTTGtgacgtcacagagtcaacctcagtggatgttctgctgacaaatctcatcaagggaaacctgcttccctctgctctcctctggataactacccgacctgcagcagccaataagatcccttctgagtgtgttgaccaggtgacagaggtacaagggttcaatgacccacagaaggaggagtacttcaggaagagattcagtgatgaggacctggccagcagaatcatctcacacataaagacatcaaggagcctccacatcatgtgccacattccagtcttctgttggatttctgcaacagtccttgaacacatgctgaaacataagagagaagagatgcccaatactctgactgagatgtacacacaccttgtggtgtttcataccataaagaagaatgaaaagtatcttgggaaagaagagagaggtccacactggaataaagagagcattctgtcactgggaaaactggcttttcaacagcttgtgaatggcaatctgattttctatgaagaagacctgaaagaggctggcattgatgtcaatgaagcctcagtgtactcaggattgtgcacacagatttttaaagaggaatgtgggctgtaccaggacaaggtgtactgcttcgtgcatctgagcattcaggagtttctggctgctgtatatgtgttcctctcattcagCAACAACAATGAAAATCTAATGGCCGAACCTCAAACAACATCCAGGAACGTTTATGTGAGGATCAGACAGAAAATTAAAGTCACCgtctacaagagtgctgtggatgaagccttacaaagtgagacgggaaacctggaccttttcctccgcttccttctgggcctctcactggagtccaatcagaagcacttacgaggtctactgacaaagacaagaagcagctcacagagccatgaaaaaacagtcaagtacatcaaggagaagatcagggagaatccctctccagagaggtgcatcaatctgttccactgtctgaatgaactgaatgaccattctctagtggaggagatccaaagctaCCTGAGATCAGGAAGTGTCTCCAGTGATGAACTCTtacctgcacagtggtcagctctggtctttgtgttgctgacttcagaaaaggagctggatgtgtttgacctgaagaaatactccagatcagaggaaggtcttctgaggctgctgccagtggtcaaagtcTCCAGAGCTGCTCTGTGAGTAAATACAATGATATTTAAGAACTAATCAGCAGGATGAAATATTCAGTttagagaaaaatatgtattattgaataacatattgaatCAGTACATTGCTGTTCACATTAGTATAATAAAATAACCATAACATTCTAGGAGACGGAAGATGAATCTACTGTATATGTTGTTTGAGAGAATGAACCAAATGCATCTGCAATTGTCCTTCTACAATCCTGGTGTTAAatgaacagtgtgtttgtgaaatCATGATTATCTCTCTGTCAGGCTGACAGGCTGTGGGGTCActgaggaaggctgtgcttctctggcctctgctctgaggtcaaacccctcacacctgaaagagctggatctgagtaacaatgacctgaaggattcaggagtgaagctgctctctgacggactggggaatccccactgtaaactggagactctgaggtcagtattcctgttgtcatgacgttgggctgggggtaggtttatgacagtcataaatacctcttcccccccttttcctccctctaccctactgatgtgacatttaaatcccccttggttaacatagagtttctgggaacatcagaaggtggggggaaatgaatcatattctggtaatctgaccaatggaacatatgcagtggtacttaatgaatatgatgtcagttcggttgtcatctgagacattctcatcaatgataggatgacataaactctagtCTGAGCAttgtagttatcggattcacatggaattgttgttcaatttaaatgtttgaacataaaattattggtgaaaagattaaatgtaattttagcttccaaatgagagatttgggttttcataaggttagggctctgtgaagagacatgggctgTAAAACTATGAaaacacacccttctccctccactatataaagtCTTGACGAAAATGTAATCTCTTGTTCTGGGTACATTAGGATGAcgatccgatgtcagaatggttcagataataactgttCCGGGTACATTAGGATGACGGTCCGatatcagaatggttcagataataactgttctgggtacattaggatgacggtccgatgtcagaatggttcagataataactgttCCGGGTACATTAGGATACATTCAGAaggatgtcagaatggttcagataataactgttCTGGTACATTAGGTCGATACATTAGGATCGAGAATGGATTCAGATAATAACTGTTCTGGGTACATTAGGATGACGATCCGATCAGAATGgttcagaatggttcagataataactgttCAGAATGGGTACATTAGgatgacggtccgatgtcagaatggttcagataataactgttCTGGGTACATTAGGATGGTCcgatccgatgtcagaatggttcagataataacggTCCGattcagaatggttcagataataactgttcgggtacattaggatgacgatccgatatcagaatggttcagataataactgttCTGGGTACATTAGGATggcggtccgatgtcagaatggttcagataataactgttCATTAGgatgacggtccgatgtcagaatggttcagataataactgttcgggtacattaggatgacgatccgatatcagaatggttcagataataactgttCTGGGTACATTAGGACTGTTCCGGTGACGGTCTGTTCTGGGTACGATgttcagaatggttcagataataactgttctgggtacattaggatgacggtccgatgtcagaatggttcagataataactgttCTGGGTACATTAGGAACGGTCCGaagtcagaatggttcagataataactgttCTGGGTACATTAGGATGATTCCGATGTCAGAAGGGTTCAGATAATAATGCGGTCCGATGTCATGAACCTTATTCACTCACAGATTTGGTTGAGAATGgtatgaactcttattcactacagaagtgatacctcctagccattgagtaagcaacagcagctgcaaaagtgggctaggaaagaacagacagagtatcccgtctaccacacaatgacattactacaacgtatccaatttaccagcagagacattcttcaatagaactcggttgggcaacacggccttccatctaccaccaacctaccgaagcgcagctcagagtaaatatgtctttaagagtttattcggaagataacagctctataaatattatttcgtggtgccccgactttctagttaattacatttacatgattagctcaatcaggtaatattcaTTACAAAGAAAGGATTTTATAAAATagcatatcacttaatccggcaaaAAGACACGAcactgtagttggtcaacaagtgataactgttcaccagatccacgtGTTTACCAGGtacacatagtccacatcatatgtgtttaccaggtacacatagtccacatcatatgtgtttaccagagacacatagtccacatcatat includes:
- the LOC115116734 gene encoding NLR family CARD domain-containing protein 3-like; amino-acid sequence: MTFVKNELKMFKRILSPELPEGFESQKQDKEVDAEDEKQESSAREGALKITLHVLRKMNQKELADTLEKNELAVICQRELKSNLKKKFQCVFEGIAKQGNPTLLNKIYTELYITEGGTGEVNNEHELRQIETTTRTQARPETAIKCNDIFKPLTGQDKPIRTVLTKGVAGIGKTVSVQKFILDWAEGKANQDVQFVFSFPFRELNLMKEKKHTLIELLYHFSMETKESRISKYDKYKILFIFDGLDECRLPLDFQNNKMCCDVTESTSVDVLLTNLIKGNLLPSALLWITTRPAAANKIPSECVDQVTEVQGFNDPQKEEYFRKRFSDEDLASRIISHIKTSRSLHIMCHIPVFCWISATVLEHMLKHKREEMPNTLTEMYTHLVVFHTIKKNEKYLGKEERGPHWNKESILSLGKLAFQQLVNGNLIFYEEDLKEAGIDVNEASVYSGLCTQIFKEECGLYQDKVYCFVHLSIQEFLAAVYVFLSFSNNNENLMAEPQTTSRNVYVRIRQKIKVTVYKSAVDEALQSETGNLDLFLRFLLGLSLESNQKHLRGLLTKTRSSSQSHEKTVKYIKEKIRENPSPERCINLFHCLNELNDHSLVEEIQSYLRSGSVSSDELLPAQWSALVFVLLTSEKELDVFDLKKYSRSEEGLLRLLPVVKVSRAALLTGCGVTEEGCASLASALRSNPSHLKELDLSNNDLKDSGVKLLSDGLGNPHCKLETLRLSGCLVTEEGCASLVLALRSNPSHLRELDLSYNHPGDSGVRLLSAGLEDPHCRLDKLNVEHCGENRMKPGLRKYVCDLTLDPNTVNRLLSLSEDNRKVTCRRQERRYPDHPERFEDCEQVLCSEGLTGRCYWEVERSGGGAVMGVTYKGIKRRGGGIDCGIGYNDKSWSLVCSDNSYKACHNNNHTTIDVPSSSSHRVGVYLDWPAGTLSFYRASSDTLTHLNTFYTTFTEPLYPGFRVYDVTSSVSLCQVVTVSNTT